A genomic stretch from Setaria viridis chromosome 1, Setaria_viridis_v4.0, whole genome shotgun sequence includes:
- the LOC117841433 gene encoding uncharacterized protein isoform X3: MRKTKRDGGDLARSSHKNRRACETEWVSGCLLDEDSNQDVCTELSDGVKSDFRKSVASISLCNGDITLFSCSGIAIARHGPYLTRFLTSASLARAFDGKTNEYYYDLKIKVCHEGKEVYRGFLAEYDLDHNFAVVNVRRFIDVHVGIFECVLESVPYGKAYVVGRGLSGDLMARSVELGGDLRVSKDDKDLDSKTSEAWEGGSVFSFDGKFIGMNLFLVPGRAVFLPWSTISKRLECYWTSWQKVTGQVPLECLRVYGFGAPVGGKSNSYQEAHRSLLNKEQLDLDSMGYPKLPSTMLGARTILVNTFEETFGDMCGKGVWRKLSGKAACSIRRNVVALASFNGDFIVLCHLLFHLCFDNN, encoded by the exons ATGCGGAAAACTAAGAGAGATGGTGGTGATCTCGCTAGAAGCTCTCATAAGAACAGAAGAGCTTGCGAGACTGAGTGGGTCTCAG GTTGCTTGCTTGATGAGGACTCTAATCAAGATGTTTGCACTGAGCTATCTGATGGTGTTAAATCAGACTTTCGTAAAAGTGTTGCCTCAATTTCCTTGTGCAATG GGGACATAACCTTATTTTCATGCTCGGGCATAGCTATAGCACGCCATGGGCCTTATCTTACAAGGTTTCTGACTTCTGCAAGTTTGGCTAGAGCTTTCGATGGTAAAACAAATGAATACTATTATGACTTAAAG ATTAAAGTGTGCCATGAAGGCAAGGAAGTGTACAGGGGTTTTTTGGCTGAATATGATTTAGATCACAACTTTGCTGTTGTCAACGTCCGTCGCTTCATTGATGTTCATGTTGGAATTTTCGAATGTGTGCTGGAATCTGTGCCCTATGGTAAGGCATATGTAGTTGGGCGTGGTCTCTCTGGTGATCTAATGGCCAGGAGTGTGGAACTGGGTGGTGATTTAAGGGTATCTAAGGATGATAAAGATCTTGACAGTAAAACCTCAGAG GCTTGGGAAGGTggatcagttttttcttttgatgggaAATTTATTGGCATGAACCTTTTTTTGGTTCCTGGAAGAGCTGTTTTCCTACCATGGAGCACTATTTCCAAGCGTCTGGAGTGTTACTGGACATCCTGGCAAAAGGTGACTGGTCAGGTGCCGTTAGAATGTTTGAGGGTTTACGG GTTTGGAGCACCCGTAGGTGGTAAATCTAACAGCTATCAAGAAG CACACAGAAGTCTTCTCAACAAGGAACAGTTAGATCTGGACTCCATGGGTTACCCTAAGTTACCATCAACCATGTTAGGTG CCAGAACGATTTTGGTCAATACTTTTGAAGAGACTTTTGGTGATATGTGTGGTAAAGGTGTCTGGAGAAAACTTAGTGGAAAAGCAGCTTGCAGCATACGTCGCAATGTTGTCGCGCTGGCTTCATTCAATGGAGATTTTATAGTGCTGTGCCATTTACTGTTTCATCTCTGTTTTGATAACAACTAG
- the LOC117841433 gene encoding uncharacterized protein isoform X1 — protein MRKTKRDGGDLARSSHKNRRACETEWVSGCLLDEDSNQDVCTELSDGVKSDFRKSVASISLCNGDITLFSCSGIAIARHGPYLTRFLTSASLARAFDGKTNEYYYDLKIKVCHEGKEVYRGFLAEYDLDHNFAVVNVRRFIDVHVGIFECVLESVPYGKAYVVGRGLSGDLMARSVELGGDLRVSKDDKDLDSKTSEAWEGGSVFSFDGKFIGMNLFLVPGRAVFLPWSTISKRLECYWTSWQKVTGQVPLECLRVYGFGAPVGGKSNSYQEAHRSLLNKEQLDLDSMGYPKLPSTMLGGGKRFFACTGFFIKWNGSPIILTSASLIGNSGGLDEIVENMRIEVLLPNNKKCVEGKLEHHDPHYNVALVSVSVEDRRDLRPANTRLSWSNCYKVSVQQILGFLGPIVTR, from the exons ATGCGGAAAACTAAGAGAGATGGTGGTGATCTCGCTAGAAGCTCTCATAAGAACAGAAGAGCTTGCGAGACTGAGTGGGTCTCAG GTTGCTTGCTTGATGAGGACTCTAATCAAGATGTTTGCACTGAGCTATCTGATGGTGTTAAATCAGACTTTCGTAAAAGTGTTGCCTCAATTTCCTTGTGCAATG GGGACATAACCTTATTTTCATGCTCGGGCATAGCTATAGCACGCCATGGGCCTTATCTTACAAGGTTTCTGACTTCTGCAAGTTTGGCTAGAGCTTTCGATGGTAAAACAAATGAATACTATTATGACTTAAAG ATTAAAGTGTGCCATGAAGGCAAGGAAGTGTACAGGGGTTTTTTGGCTGAATATGATTTAGATCACAACTTTGCTGTTGTCAACGTCCGTCGCTTCATTGATGTTCATGTTGGAATTTTCGAATGTGTGCTGGAATCTGTGCCCTATGGTAAGGCATATGTAGTTGGGCGTGGTCTCTCTGGTGATCTAATGGCCAGGAGTGTGGAACTGGGTGGTGATTTAAGGGTATCTAAGGATGATAAAGATCTTGACAGTAAAACCTCAGAG GCTTGGGAAGGTggatcagttttttcttttgatgggaAATTTATTGGCATGAACCTTTTTTTGGTTCCTGGAAGAGCTGTTTTCCTACCATGGAGCACTATTTCCAAGCGTCTGGAGTGTTACTGGACATCCTGGCAAAAGGTGACTGGTCAGGTGCCGTTAGAATGTTTGAGGGTTTACGG GTTTGGAGCACCCGTAGGTGGTAAATCTAACAGCTATCAAGAAG CACACAGAAGTCTTCTCAACAAGGAACAGTTAGATCTGGACTCCATGGGTTACCCTAAGTTACCATCAACCATGTTAGGTG GAGGAAAAAGGTTTTTTGCATGCACGGGTTTTTTTATTAAATGGAATGGATCTCCAATTATTTTGACATCAGCAAGCTTGATTGGAAATTCTGGTGGCCTGGATGAGATTGTTGAAAACATGAGG ATTGAAGTATTGCTTCCAAACAACAAGAAGTGCGTAGAAGGGAAATTAGAGCATCACGATCCGCATTACAATGTTGCTCTAGTCAGTGTCAGTGTCGAGGACCGCCGTGATCTCCGTCCAGCAAATACTCGGCTTTCTTGGTCCAATTGTTACAAGGTATCCGTCCAGCAAATACTCGGCTTTCTTGGTCCAATTGTTACAAGGTAG
- the LOC117841431 gene encoding uncharacterized protein — MEASSSSSAAAAPPPPSIPTSSGQGVWADASPLLAAACRDLQDGELVHGENFSLFAAMSALEIMDPKMDSGIERSGYNSIEEAIEDGVAPLPLSLDRTLDVQRSIDVMDHLFSCEATWHKGHPLAQTVFTCLYLMRMERTSSHAVLHSFCRILRATCNAVISVVSTARTHEEEDIFTMSFGLPLRDEGDDKCLSILNSVEETISRQLRACKAQALSKKKTLEDLESLQDNPDLEEDYCRALLCRLRFRKHFYHVVMSMRKPHGRGLELARKHVASCLNELSLMLKSREFLKSQSNITLQDDENCTTASGCRPVGFDVSLNSRLLSPTPPRAVKVLSWSNAIRYFEKLLNDLDVICALSLDPVLENVLHYIVQFQKSVPDLVPRAFLQTLLVQDGKLYGQNLFSDVISRALSLPDIIGDKEFQMNEFVVQLGQLVINLLKILCTNTAWQRRKLGKSLQDWSTISIQLELALKREFGETRNVLHHENMCMRVSKQLLIWTQEHAYWVASRFLTLGFELDLYSPGEYCMVYWYMYVVFTKLIEKMQLRVLASSETSRRKGKKKKDHSKDSARDTTFSSSCLLLQCYVLLSEGLSMMLAVLRNESRSFQLPSIFNTEQERFMQHFDLLQKARVPEHISYYSFKESSSQAGIMDLVKYNFFKETRKIIPSLRGSFASEPEKLAELRRIEQVAEHNRIALNIISQVGPGDPSLRVSFEFTHHPHFAVAVVKRS, encoded by the exons ATGGAGGCGAGCTCCTcgtcctccgcggccgccgcgccgccgcccccctccatACCCACCTCCAGCGGCCAGGGCGTATGGGCTGACGCctcgccgctcctcgccgccgcgtgccGTG ATCTCCAGGATGGCGAACTTGTACATGGGGAGAACTTTAGTCTGTTTGCTGCAATGTCTGCATTGGAA ATAATGGATCCAAAGATGGATTCTGGAATTGAGAGAAGTGGATATAACTCTATTGAAGAAGCCATAGAAGATGGTGTCGCCCCACTCCCGCTTAGCTTGGACAGGACACTTGATGTTCAGCGCTCTATTGATGTCATGGATCATCTTTTCTCATGTGAG GCAACATGGCACAAGGGGCATCCTCTTGCTCAAACTGTATTTACATGTCTCTACCTTATGAGAATGGAGAGAACTTCATCGCATGCTGTACTACATAGCTTCTGCAGGATTTTGCGTGCTACTTGTAATGCTGTCATTTCTGTGGTTTCCACTGCCCGAACTCATGAG GAAGAGGATATCTTCACTATGTCTTTTGGGCTGCCTTTGAGAGATGAAGGGGATGACAAATGCCTGTCAATTCTAAACTCAGTTGAAGAGACAATATCTCGTCAATTACGTGCATGCAAAGCCCAAGCATTGTCCAAGAAAAAAACTCTAGAAG ATCTTGAATCCCTGCAGGATAATCCTGACCTGGAAGAGGATTACTGCAGAGCTCTGTTATGCAGGTTACGTTTTCGTAAG caTTTCTACCATGTTGTTATGAGCATGAGAAAACCTCATGGGAGAGGATTGGAGTTGGCCCGAAAGCATGTTGCTTCATGCTTGAATGAGCTTAGTTTGATGCTCAAGTCTCGGGAGTTTCTCAAGTCCCAATCCAACATTACATTACAAGATGATGAAAACTGCACCACTGCATCGGGCTGTCGACCTGTTGGCTTTGATGTTAGCTTAAACAGCAGACTGTTGAGTCCCACACCGCCACGTGCTGTTAAAGTACTTAGCTGGAGCAAT GCAATCAGGTACTTTGAGAAGCTTCTGAATGATCTTGATGTCATTTGTGCTTTGTCACTCGATCCTGTGCTTGAGAATGTGCTTCACTATATTGTACAGTTCCAAAAATCTGTGCCAGATTTGGTTCCTAGAGCATTTCTCCAG ACTTTGTTGGTCCAAGATGGCAAGCTTTACGGGCAAAACTTGTTTTCTGATGTGATTTCAAGGGCTTTATCATTACCGGACATTATAGGCGATAAGGAATTTCAGATGAATGAGTTTGTAGTGCAGCTAGGTCAG TTGGTTATCAACTTGCTTAAAATTCTTTGTACAAATACTGCATGGCAACGACGCAAGCTTGGGAAGAGTTTGCAGGATTGGAGTACTATTTCGATACAG TTGGAGCTTGCTTTGAAAAGAGAGTTCGGTGAAACCAGAAATGTCCTGCACCATGAG AACATGTGCATGAGAGTATCAAAGCAACTTCTTATTTGGACTCAGGAGCATGCGTACTGGGTTGCCTCTCGGTTTCTCACGTTGGGTTTCGAACTTGACCTATATTCTCCAGGCGAATACTGTATGGTGTACTGGTACATGTATGTGGTGTTCACAAAGCTAATAGAAAAGATGCAGTTACGAGTTCTTGCTAGTAGCGAAACCT CacgaagaaaagggaaaaagaagaaggatcATTCAAAGGACTCAGCACGGGATACAACATTTTCATCGTCTTGTTTATTGCTTCAATGCTATGTTTTGCTGTCTGAAGGACTCTCAATG ATGCTAGCTGTCCTCAGAAATGAAAGTAGGTCATTCCAATTACCAAGTATCTTTAACACTGAACAAGAG AGATTCATGCAGCATTTTGATCTTCTTCAGAAAGCTCGAGTCCCTGAGCACATTTCCTACTACAGTTTTAAGGAATCTTCTTCCCAGGCAGGCATAATG GATTTGGTGAAATACAACTTCTTCAAGGAAACTCGGAAGATCATCCCCTCCCTAAGGGGTAGCTTTGCAAGTGAACCAGAAAAGCTTGCGGAGCTCCGGCGGATAGAGCAGGTGGCTGAGCACAACAGGATAGCCCTAAACATTATCAGCCAAGTTGGGCCAGGCGATCCATCTCTGAGGGTCTCGTTTGAGTTCACACACCACCCTCACTTTGCAGTGGCAGTTGTGAAGAGGTCATGA
- the LOC117841433 gene encoding uncharacterized protein isoform X2 has product MRKTKRDGGDLARSSHKNRRACETEWVSGCLLDEDSNQDVCTELSDGVKSDFRKSVASISLCNGDITLFSCSGIAIARHGPYLTRFLTSASLARAFDGKTNEYYYDLKIKVCHEGKEVYRGFLAEYDLDHNFAVVNVRRFIDVHVGIFECVLESVPYGKAYVVGRGLSGDLMARSVELGGDLRVSKDDKDLDSKTSEAWEGGSVFSFDGKFIGMNLFLVPGRAVFLPWSTISKRLECYWTSWQKVTGQVPLECLRVYGFGAPVGGKSNSYQEAHRSLLNKEQLDLDSMGYPKLPSTMLGGGKRFFACTGFFIKWNGSPIILTSASLIGNSGGLDEIVENMRIEVLLPNNKKCVEGKLEHHDPHYNVALVSVSVEDRRDLRPANTRLSWSNCYKVH; this is encoded by the exons ATGCGGAAAACTAAGAGAGATGGTGGTGATCTCGCTAGAAGCTCTCATAAGAACAGAAGAGCTTGCGAGACTGAGTGGGTCTCAG GTTGCTTGCTTGATGAGGACTCTAATCAAGATGTTTGCACTGAGCTATCTGATGGTGTTAAATCAGACTTTCGTAAAAGTGTTGCCTCAATTTCCTTGTGCAATG GGGACATAACCTTATTTTCATGCTCGGGCATAGCTATAGCACGCCATGGGCCTTATCTTACAAGGTTTCTGACTTCTGCAAGTTTGGCTAGAGCTTTCGATGGTAAAACAAATGAATACTATTATGACTTAAAG ATTAAAGTGTGCCATGAAGGCAAGGAAGTGTACAGGGGTTTTTTGGCTGAATATGATTTAGATCACAACTTTGCTGTTGTCAACGTCCGTCGCTTCATTGATGTTCATGTTGGAATTTTCGAATGTGTGCTGGAATCTGTGCCCTATGGTAAGGCATATGTAGTTGGGCGTGGTCTCTCTGGTGATCTAATGGCCAGGAGTGTGGAACTGGGTGGTGATTTAAGGGTATCTAAGGATGATAAAGATCTTGACAGTAAAACCTCAGAG GCTTGGGAAGGTggatcagttttttcttttgatgggaAATTTATTGGCATGAACCTTTTTTTGGTTCCTGGAAGAGCTGTTTTCCTACCATGGAGCACTATTTCCAAGCGTCTGGAGTGTTACTGGACATCCTGGCAAAAGGTGACTGGTCAGGTGCCGTTAGAATGTTTGAGGGTTTACGG GTTTGGAGCACCCGTAGGTGGTAAATCTAACAGCTATCAAGAAG CACACAGAAGTCTTCTCAACAAGGAACAGTTAGATCTGGACTCCATGGGTTACCCTAAGTTACCATCAACCATGTTAGGTG GAGGAAAAAGGTTTTTTGCATGCACGGGTTTTTTTATTAAATGGAATGGATCTCCAATTATTTTGACATCAGCAAGCTTGATTGGAAATTCTGGTGGCCTGGATGAGATTGTTGAAAACATGAGG ATTGAAGTATTGCTTCCAAACAACAAGAAGTGCGTAGAAGGGAAATTAGAGCATCACGATCCGCATTACAATGTTGCTCTAGTCAGTGTCAGTGTCGAGGACCGCCGTGATCTCCGTCCAGCAAATACTCGGCTTTCTTGGTCCAATTGTTACAAG GTGCATTAA
- the LOC117841432 gene encoding uncharacterized protein: MALRGITPRRRPLLPVPRAFFSSNPPFPPPPPPANGPDAAHPLPSSPQSNPGAPPRDSASALFQDIRERLRVSPRSPPPRRIPMNHSPKELPDVRQALESFRRSGGLTSPSTPGASPSTPGATPSFMDLLKNQRPNTGQGLGSFDPIRGSLKGALPAQQRQPLQPTPFLSHKSDIFKKELERGGKAGEEEEKDSGTTLMRVYSYEDLGKRLGDLRPAGAVKDGKEWFSLEELQGRIAKLVELEKQEHRLGAKFAVIRKSILNLKQPEKTVQGQGVHLQTMLSLGGQMTPDYTRLPPQEELVERYFHPDHMSSEEKMKLELQRVRDEFKMSENDCGSARVQIAQLTLKIKHLSAVLHKKDKHSRKGLQEMVQRRKKYLKYLRRTDWDSYCLVLSKLGLRDVPEYKAPDYKSKPTTKAKSKKNKSKRKKRKMKA; encoded by the exons atggcgctcCGCGGCATCACCCCCCGGAGAAGACCCCTTCTCCCTGTCCCCCGTGCCTTCTTCTCCTCGAACCCGCCCTTccctccgcccccgccaccagccaacggccccgacgccgcccaccccctcccctcctctccgcAATCCAaccccggcgcgccgccgcgggattCGGCGTCCGCGCTCTTCCAGGACATCCGAGAGCGCCTCCGCGTGTCGCCCAGGTCGCCCCCTCCGCGTCGGATCCCGATGAACCACTCTCCAAAGGAGCTCCCCGATGTCCGCCAGGCCCTCGAGTCCTTCCGCAGATCCGGCGGCCTGACCTCCCCCTCCACTCCCGGAGCCTCCCCCTCCACTCCCGGAGCCACCCCATCCTTCATGGACTTGCTCAAGAACCAGCGTCCCAATACTGGGCAGGGTTTGGGCAGCTTCGATCCCATCAGAGGGAGCCTCAAGGGCGCCTTGCCGGCGCAGCAGAGGCAGCCCCTTCAGCCGACGCCGTTTTTGTCCCATAAGTCGGACATCTTCAAGAAGGAGCTAGAGAGAGGCGGGAAggctggggaagaagaggagaaggattCTGGCACCACGCTTATGAGGGTCTACAGCTACGAGGATCTTGGGAAAAGGCTAGGGGACCTGCGGCCAGCGGGCGCGGTCAAGGACGGTAAGGAGTGGTTCTCGCTCGAGGAGCTGCAGGGGCGGATCGCCAAGCTTGTGGAGTTGGAGAAGCAGGAGCATCGGCTTGGTGCGAAGTTCGCTGTAATCCGGAAAAGCATCTTAAATCTCAAGCAACCAGAAAAAACGGTTCAGGGTCAGGGGGTACACCTGCAAACAATGCTGAGCCTTGGGGGGCAGATGACACCAGACTACACGCGACTGCCTCCGCAggaggagttggtggagagg TATTTCCATCCAGACCATATGTCATCCGAAGAGAAGATGAAACTGGAGCTCCAAAGGGTGAGGGACGAGTTCAAGATGTCCGAGAATGACTGTGGTTCTGCACGAGTTCAAA TTGCCCAACTGACTCTGAAAATCAAGCATTTGTCAGCTGTTCTACACAAGAAG GATAAACATTCTAGAAAGGGGCTTCAAGAGATGGttcaaaggaggaagaagtaCCTCAAATACTTGAGAAGAACCGATTGGGACTCTTACTGCCTTGTTCTGTCAAAGCTGGGGCTTCGCGATGTGCCCGAGTACAAAGCTCCTGACTACAAGAGCAAGCCCACCACCAAGGCCAAATCCAAGAAGAACAAGAGcaagagaaagaagagaaagatgAAGGCATAG